Within the Vigna angularis cultivar LongXiaoDou No.4 chromosome 10, ASM1680809v1, whole genome shotgun sequence genome, the region ACTATGTTATATGATTCTATATAttctgggatgttacatttatggtatcagagcctagcctctcccagtacggtgtagTTCGAGGATGAACCAAGCGGAAgttggtgggcatgtgacacccgggcactgacgagggcggggagtgatcgccggtgcaagGGGCACAAACAAAGAGCGGTTCCTGGCAGGCTTCtagtggaagggacacatggatgaatcaaacatacaccggaatgagagggatctagagactgtatagaTATGAGACTATATAGTTGAatgatagcttaaaggaattgatttggctactcatatcaccaaaatatatttgtttttcggtagtctaacccataagaactccatggttaagtgTGCTTAACTTGAAATAATTTAGGAATGGATGACTTTTTGGAAAGTTTTTctagaaagtgtgcgagtgaggacaagaATCAATATTTATAACTACATTAGATGacatttttattgataaattagtTCCACACTtaccaaaatatttataaaaattaagaaagtaaATTGGGAAACCAAAAAATCCTTCAAACAACATGTTATAAAGGATATAAACATAGGATTCACACATATCAATTTCCACACGAAAATACGTACAAATAAGATCAGTGATTGAATCGACAACTATTTAACagtgattattttaataaagacaaaattatatattttgtaactGTTAAAAAAGCAATAGTGCATCTTCTAAAaagttattctattttttaaacacaaaacgaaaaaatagtaatgatagaaattgttttcttttatgtataatttatttcacTTGAAGCGAATAAAGTTtatcactattttatttctgagctattatttttttatctattttttttctccatgTATCAAGCAGACCGCTCATAATTTTCTAGAAATACTTATGCACCAGAATTATTACATAAACTGTAGTGAAGCTAAATCCGTAAGTTTTTACCAAAAATACCATCTGCAGGGAACACATATTCCACTCCCTCATTGCCAAAAGTGAAGCATTCCGAATTCTGTgttctttattttaatgataaaaagaatataaatagtAGTGTGGTgtagaaatattattattgtctcaattagaaaaaaaaggaagattACGAAGAGTTGCATGAGGAAAAATGGAGGGCAAGTAACAGTAGATTCATTCCATTGGTGAAAAGGACAGGCACCCATCAATATCTGAAAATTGTGTGAATGCcaaagaaaatgtaaagaatCCAACGGTGGAGGAACATCCATCCGCGGAGACACGGAGCCGCTCACGCCCAACTCCTTGGAATCTCACCCTTCCATACAACCCACCGCACGCAGACATAAACACACACTACCACTAACACTAACTCACTCCAACTTAACCTAACCATGGTTAATTCCCAACCCTCTTCTATCTCGCTCCTCCCGTCACGTTAACGTTTATTTATACCCCAACTGCACCCCGACTCAACTTCCATTATCCGCCTCTCCGTCTTCCTTTCCCGTTAATCCTTGTCTTCCTCTGCTTTGCCTTCCATGTGAGGCTGATTCTGCAGAGTTCACAAagcaaaaacacacacacacaccactCTTTCTTTCCATAGGGAGGCATGAGTTGCAACGGTTGCCGCGTCCTTCGAAAGGGTTGCAGCGAGTCTTGTATCCTGCGGCCGTGTCTACAGTGGATCGATACTCCCGAGGCCCAAGGTCATGCCACTGTCTTTGTTGCCAAATTCTTCGGTCGTGCTGACCTcatgtctttcatttccaaCGTCCCTGAGGCCCAAAGGCCCGGTAACTAAATTTTACTTTCACTTCACTTACAGacctcactttttttttcttcttttttcatgtCTGATGCCGCTTCTTTTATGCAGCTCTGTTTCAGTCTCTGCTGTTTGAAGCTTGCGGACGAACGGTGAATCCCGTCAACGGTGCCGTTGGCCTTTTATGGACTGGAAATTGGCACGTGTGCCAGGCGGCGGTTGAGACGGTGCTGCGTGGCGGTACTGTCAGGCCGGTGCCGGAGCTTCTTGGCCTTGACGCTCCCACTCCTGACGACGCCTCCGAAGGTGAAGTTACCTGTAACGACAAATGGAGGGTCCGAGATCCGAACCCGAGTTTCCGGTTGCCTGGTTCGATGTCCGATAAGGCTGCTTCTGGTGGTAAACGCAAGCGATTGGAAGAGCTTGCAAAGCTGCAGACGGCCACCACTGATCTCAATCTCCGTTTGACACCGAGTTTCCTGCAGAACGCGGCGAGCTTCGGTTGCCGACAGGAAATTCGATGGCCGAGATCGCCGTCGATCAACTCGGAGGAGTCCGGGACCACTACGGCGGCTTGCTTGGAAGGCGGGATCGGAGATCACTACGCTCCCGACGGAGGCCGGAAAGTGTTAAACCTCTTCATTTGAGagttttctctctcctctctctatGAGATTCGTGTTTGAGGGTTCTCGCTGACGCGTCCTTTTTCCCTCTTTTTATCGCTTTTATTTAGAGAAGAGGTTTTTCCGGAATTGAATCCGGTGAGATTTTGTTAGAACACCGGCACAGGATTTTTCTCTCTGTCGTTCTTTGTAGATGGACAGACAGGGTGAGAAAGATGAGGGTTCGTCGGTGATAAATTTTCCTTatctctttttccttcttttttttgttttgttctatcAAAAGTGTTATGaagaatattaattattaaataattaaatacatatttcGTGTTTTTCGTGATGCTTCTAccgaaagaaaaagaaaacatcgAGACTATACATTTGTGACCTGTACATGTTTGGATACAGTTTTAGCGGTAAAAAAATCGGTTAATTCCTTGATTTAGAGGAATTAAAAAGGATGATGAATATTCAGGTTTTGATTATTTGCGTCCAGGTTTTCCAGCTGCGTTTAAAGAATTTGACCTGATCCATTCATAAACGGCATGTGGGAGCTGTCTGATGACTCAGACTCAATCCATATGACGTTGTTATTTATTTACCTGACCTTTCAACCTTTCAAAGCTTCAACGTTGTGCAATATTGAATTGCATCCCCTTGAATTTGTGcttttatttaatgataaataaataaacaagcaTCTGCAGTTGAAGAGACAGGATCATTTAGACTCCATCTCCTTCAGTATAAtcgattttaatatttaatactttCAAACGAATTCTTAAGTATGATTTATAGGCCTCTAATCAAAGGCTTGTGGATCACACATAATAATTTTGACCAGTGATATACTTAAGGAATACAAGAATAATGCTGAGATAATAAAACCTTCGAGAAGGCAGTCAGAGAGAGACAGTGTATGAGTTTGAAGTTTGAACAACTTTATGGACAGTGGAAAAAGAACTTTGTTGGCAAAGATCACTTTTGTGAAATCCTAGACTTTATGAACTCTTCAAATTACTCACAGAACTCGCATTTACATGAACTTTAGCAGATGTTGTTTGGTTTGGAATCATCTTAGGAGTCCAATTCCCCGGCTTTGATGGGAGAGTTTGACAAAAAAAGTATATGTATTTGGATCTATTTATTTACCTGTTACTAATTATGCAACCATTAGCAATGAATAAATTAACAAAGTGAAAGGgtgggaaagagaaaaaagcaTAAGTTGGTGGGTGGCCTTTGGAGTATGCAAGGAGGCATATAAATTTACAATGACAGTAGGAATCGAGCTGCAACAAAACTGCTGATCGCGTCGGTGTCTAGTTTTGCGTTCTTCTTGTGTTGTCCAATTCTTACTAATTATAACATCTCTCATCTTTACTGAATTAAGGTCTtagtataatatattaaacactTAGTTTTACTAATTATCTTTCCTTatgaacaaattttttttttaagaaatttgtgatttttttttctgtaaaacACCTCTTAAATCAAATAGGTTTACCTTTTGGTCCTCCAAGTCGTAAATGGGGAAGGGAGTGGGAGCCACTTCagtaaacaaattataattacaatattttggTAAATCCCATATGATCCAATAAGAGTGTAAAGGGAAGAAGAGCATTTGAATTCAAGAAGTGAATGAAAAGTTAGTGCAAGGAAAGAAAtggatttattatttgtttttacaatGCTGCGTCTCGCCGCATTCGTGCATGGAGCCCACGGAAACTTCCTTAGGAAGAAGCAGCTCTATTTTGAAGTTGTATAAGGTAATGTATTGATGTCACTCCAAATTCTATCCACTTTGAATGCTCCTCACCTAGACTGCTCTATACAGCTAAGTTGAAAAtacatggattttcttcttcaCTAATCTACTCTTGTTTATCACATCATCTACCCACTTATTCTTATTATCTACTTTTTCTATTCTTCACACTTTACTGCAAAATTTCTCTTTACATTTTGGATAGAGATCTGTCATATTTTAAACCATATTATCATGTAATATGAGTGATAATTCACAAGCAGTCCATATtggactaaaaatataaaaatattattcatttccaacaaaaaaaaaagtttgtcaataaatatacatttaaagaaaaagttgataGGTTTATAAGAGATATGTAGAcaatgagaaaaaaaacaattgtgAAATAGATGTTCATAAAATAAAGATGTACGAGTATCATTGCTAAAAAATTTATTacctttttttagtttaatttcatAGTTTTGGTACTCGATGTTTACacagttttaatttttagttctACACTTTTTATCATTCAAGTTTTCTATTTCTAGATATTTTACATTTCTTTTAGAGTGAGGaatacattttcaattttaaaaagtttagttCTTTTTTTACAAATGGTAATAGTTGTTCTTGATTAAAGTTAAAGTTAATCTTAATCTTAATTAATGTATCTTAACTTAATGTCACGTCCTCAGTTAgaaaatctttaatttaatcttgACTTAAATGTGTTTACTTCAACATTGATCAAAGTGgtataaacttaattataatgaaaacaCATTTGTCTTGATTTAATTCATTTGACCTATTTAGCTTAATTAAGTAAGATCACctttaatatgataaattttataacatCTTTTTGGTAGTTAGCATTTGAACATTTCCAACTTACTTTAACATGGTTATGTACAAGACAATTTTGGTGTAAtctaaacaaaaatatctttagagTGGTTCGAGGCTTCTTCGAATAAATTGAAGTGTATAGAAATTGATTTGACATAATCTGAACTATATACCATTTGaattaaagaaaagagaaaataacatgtaaaaatttgtaattaatttgaaaGAACGAACTTTTGTTGGTAAATTGTTGTTAAATTGAACATAGATCAAAATTATTATAGTCGTGTTATTAACATAAAAGCTATCGTGAGAACATTAATATGATTGTTTATTAATGGATGACAGTAGATTATGtctttctctttaaaaaaataatttcaaacgcggataaaaaaaatcaaagaagttGTTctctattaatatttatgatggAAAAgtcaaactttttcaaaaacctTCTACAAGTGGAAAATACACAATATAATAGAAAACATTGTAATAATTTGTAACGTACTCAAAAGCAAGGACAAAAGtagtaaattatatatgaatCAGTCTCTCAtgatttaagcatgaaaatcaTTCATTTCTCTGACTTGCACAAGTATAATGAATTAGCTTAAACAAGCAAAAAAATTGAATACTTTTTAACTGATTTCAAATATACTTTAGACTTGGTTTAAATCCAAATATCTTTAACTTAATCTTAACCAACATATATGTAATCCAATCTCAATCAATTTTTTGtgttaaacttttattttgtttcttttatcagCAAATAACTcaactttaattaataattttaagtttatttagtTCATAGCATATTTTGTCCAAGGATAGGTTGAGCAAATATCCTTTCAAgcctttaaacttttttaaaagtaatatctAATTGATAGATCTTCACAATCtttcacttttaaaaattagttaaatttttttttttaactttttaatttttaaaattatttattgctGAACCTACAAGATGAGTTGGAACTAAATGAGTTAGGTCTGTTAATCCAAAAACACTAATTTTGAAACTATtgacaagaaataaaaaaaaactgtagAGAGAAGTACAGAGTGGTATTATTCTACAAAAATCTTGTGTGTTGTGAAACTAGGTAGAGAATAAAGAATAGGTGCACAGAGAAAGTTGACACGTAGATAAAAACATGGAATATGAAAAAATGGATGTGGCAAGCAAAATTATTTGAAGGAGGAAAATGTAAGCTAGCAAAGGTGTGACGCGGATTTCACCATCGTTCCCTATCAATAATTGGACAACACGACAAATTCCAAGCTTCTTGGTGCGGATGCAGTCTCGCTATTCAACATAAACATATCTTCTCCTCGTCTTAAATATCTTTCTCTATCCACACTctgattaaatattaaattatatatttttctaatattatctCATTACTATATCATAAacccaaaattaataaaatgttttagctaataatttctctttctctttcccttaaCAACATAACTTTTTAATTCAATGTTTACATAATTACTctcttaaaatatatacatgtatggtaGTATGGACGGAAGGTTAACATTCAGCACTGTTCGGTCAATTCGCTTATGGTCGCTCGGTCTATTCGTTATATTAAGGGTGGGTCATAATTGGAccaacttttaaattattatggTTTAAATCATTATAGGGCCAAAGACTCAACAGACGGTGAAATAACCAAAGATATCTGATTATAGATATTGATAAGccgtttatgagtaactaactgAATCTcaaggtaagtttgtttttatttggtcTATAAAacgcttataaatacaatgacagggccAAAAGTGAGGTACCTCCCCTTCCGGTCAAGAGTACAATCGAGCGGAGCAAGAGTACAACTGAGCGGAGGAGGAACAACCGAGTGGAGCAATAATACAACTAAACCGAGTGGTCCAAACGGTTCAGGCGTTCGGAAGGAGGGAGAACACGTCAAAAAGGAGACCCAAGTGTTCGGAATCAGGAAGAACGTGTCGGAAAGGTTAGTCTCTCAGTCCTGCAGAAATTCCTACCgaagcaatatatatatatatatatatatatatatatatatatatatatatatatatatatatatatatatatatatatatatatatatatatatatatgggtttgctaattTACGTAATGGctttttttagttggtacattttagcaaagtGTAGTTTTAATGGACAAAAAAATCTCCattcaaagaaaaacatactAATACTAATACTTTAAACCcaaaggtattttaataattttaatatttaatttaaaattacaagcttatttatttgctttctgagtttgcttttggattgtatttgagctatgttaaatttttttattttgcattgTCTATTAGAATTTAACATCATCTTAGAGAATGTTTaaatttgagttaaaaaaaattgtaattttttctggatttaaaaagaaaaacttgtgtATCGTAGGACCACCTGGTCAGCTAAAGAACCGGGTGACTGACCGTCCAACAAGAAAATGATCGACCGATCTGAAAATTAATAATAGCCATCGATGggaagttaatgaaaataattgtcatttattgacaattaacgACCATTTATTGGTGATTAATGAGTCAGACCTAATGGTAAGTTCattatactaatttataaatatttgtctgaCAGACAGAAACAACCGCACTAACCATCACTAACACTATCATCAACATGAACTTCTGTTTAACAAGTTTCTTACCTTTGATAGGGCATGATGGTAGATGTAGTTCTGAAATACCTCCACAAAGGCCATTATTTCTAGAAATCACTACTCCACATGCACTTCGGAAGACACCGTCAGTTGGCACCTCACCATCCAACATGTTAAATGACACATTGAAAAACAGGTAATTTTACTCTAATTACTAATCTTTATTACAAGATTATTATGCAAAGTAACTGACTTAAGTGTCAAAGTGTCTTGACACCCTCTCCCGTGGCTAGGacaaagagaagagaaagaatagCGCAACTCGAGGATGGAGCAGACAACTTTAATCATACCAAAACAACTTGTAATTAAACGAGTAAGTGAACCAACTCATTTAACCCACCAACTTATAATGGATCGGGTCGAGTTCGAATTATTTtgactttttaataaataaatcgGGTTGGATTGGCTCACTAAATGACTAACTCGCAATGGACCAAAGTCGGGTTGAGCGAGATGTGCGATTTTAATCGCactatgaataaaatataatttatgaagTAAAAACTCTtcattaattattgtatttatttctcttttttattttgttgacttCGTTGGAGCGCGTAGAACCCATATCAATTTTGTAACGACATTTATATCATTAGAAGATATATGacaatattaacttttatattatatatatactaaataatacattttaaaaaaacttcaattaattttatgCTAGTGTGATCCATCAAATTTTGAGAATATTTCAATAAAgcttaaaaacatttttaaagttatactaaatatttgtttaaataaagtAGTTAAACGTCAcaatatacatataattaaacattaaataaacagaaaatatataattgataagACGGTGCTTAATTAATGCTTCGTTGaactctaaaaaatatataaataaaaataaagattttaaaaaaatgtaaccagaaaaagaaaagagaaagtacGTTTCCAGTGCacatttttaatcttatttctttcttttaatatttgcaGACACGTTAATGTCCATAAGACAATTCTATAAATCGTAttatatcatataaaattatgGACAGAGCGGTTACTCAATAAGATCGGTCTATCCGTTGTTGTTGATCAATCTGGTCAAATGGTGTGGATCATAATTGAGTCAATGTTTAAGTTGTTACTGAGCTAACAGTCCagcagatgataaaataatcaaagaatatctaattaaagatattgataagcagGTTATAAATAACGAATTTTCAGATAAtctatttatatcttattctgtttatattttattgggcttgtatcagctcaggatccataaggtaaattataaatacaaagctaCGACCGAAAGCCAAatacgttccacttacgcattattcacTTTACTCTCAAAcactcaatagtgataaccattcactaaatattcaaccaagagccgagACGTGACCGAACAGCCCAAAAAAAAGAAAGGCGAACGACTCAGACGACCATCAAAGAACGAGTATTCGGTCTATATTGCAGGAGAACGAGAGGCAAAATCATCCAAAAACGACAAAGTCATGTGTCTCGGTCCTACAAAAACATCAACCGTATGAttgaaataaagtaaaaatagataaaataaataagtatacgTAGTTAAAAAGATTATACAAGAGCGAtaatgtttgaaattttttaatctttgcaAGTTGGGGACCATGGGTCTACCTGAAAGCGAGATAATGCGGATGACGTTGTCACACTATAACTTGCTGCTCTAAGATTCCCTTCTTCGATGTGCTACATAAGtgaccaattaatttaattatttattctttttaagcACAGAATTGCTTCTCTTGAATTTCTGTTTGCGCGCAAGGCCACatactatgattttttttttctctggcCCTTGGTATGTTTTCAAGGGTGCTCCTTTCCAACTCCACCACAGGGTTACAATTCCCAATTTCCATTTTCATTGGCTCCATAAAAAGGTACAAGTTCCTTACATCCAAGTTGCGACCACCACCACAAGGACAACTTCATTTTCATCAGTTTAACATACATCGTAGGTTCAATTCCTCGATAACGATGGAACCAGACCGAGAAAAACTATAGTACGTACCCAACAAACACGCACCACAAAATTTAAACACAGATACACATCTATGTCTATATATGTATGGGTTCTCGGATTGGTCCCATTTCATTATAATTTCTAACCATGCTTAAAAGTTACgaaattttatacttttctttttctcttttcccgCTTCTTATCATCATATGATGGTACGAGGGagttgtactttttttttctctttttttacattattggttttgtcatatttttctaTGTTCCTTTCGTCTTTGTTAAAGCACttcaaaagttaaaagataacaCGATAGAGTAATGTTCAACGTATACTTCTGCTGTAcaaattattgatattaataatGGAGACAAGAAATCAGAAGGATCGATTTTCTGCGTCCAGGCCAcgtttgtttgattattttaattaagaacaaattatttttttctaataaaggATTTTGATGCATTTGatgaatttcaaaacaaaaacaaatatgatttttctttgtgacgttttttttaaaataaacatcgTCTTAAAAACTTCGTATTTTTGTGTGGTTGCGATTGTGctgtttatattaattaaataagtttttttttatgattgcaAATCGATACATTTGAGTTTAtagttaaataataatcaagTAACATAAGAATTTGtgtttatgtaataaatatgtGAGTGAAATCACTTCCTCTATTCTTATATAATTGTCATTTTCCCGATAAAAATTTGTTAtgtgttatattttaaattttaagaatacaAAACTTTttcaagtatattttttttagatatatttattatgtgtgGAGAATTGTTTGAATATAATGGagagagaaaattgaaaaaaatataatatgtaaacTATTTAAAgctaaattgaaaataaaaaaattaagtttttttagtgaaaaatataaataattaaggaataagtataataattaataacttCAAAGTTTTTCATGGTTAGGTTTAGAATTTGAATGTAAAGTGAAGTGCTTCGACTCTTAGATTATCTAGAGCTTAAAGGtaagaaattttgttttttgaaataattttttttagttgtcCTTTAATAATTAGGGATTTTCATGTTTAATCCTGTCAGTGAACGAATACTGTAATTAATTGGCTATCACGATAAAATCATGGAAGTAATTATAGATTTCACGTTTAGAATAAGTGTTACAATTTGCATCTGTAAGTagaaaaaagaatgaaacaAGAATTATATACATGAAATTGTTTTGGCAAGTCAAATTGGTTCTTTCGCCATGACTTGCTACAATATGTTACAAAATGTGGAAAATCTTGAATGGTTGCTTGAAAAGTGCTCTTATTGAAATTCGTAAAAGAGTGCATAATATGGAGTTTTTACTCTTCAATGCTGAATGTAACTTTCGAGTAGTTTGACCAAATTTTGAGTGTAATTAGAGAGGATATTTAACTTGgtgataaaaacaaattaacttAATGTTAGGTTAAGTTTTACTTtgtttattctatttatataaacaagtttatagtttatgattttaattattttgctCAGTAAAAAGTATTATGTAATGAATTTACCTGATATGTAATAAATGGGTGGTTATGGAATGGTATTTTGCATATAGATAAAACCTTTATGTTTTAATACAATAGTATTTGGCGagttaattcattttatttataaatggtATCATTAGTTTTTGGAATGGAGTAGCAATTCAGtttatttaagtaattataaaatttcatttaatttctcTTTAGTTACTGGACTCACGAAAAACCCATAAAGGAACAGTCTCATATtatcttgatttttcttcaaatccagcattgaattaaaaattatggtGTAGCAACAAAGATATATCGAGAATAAAATCAGCTTacttaaatgtaaaattttattattgttttcatttaaattatcctaaaattgaaaaaaaaaattaattttaacaattataaaaaaaaacatcactTTTTAAAGCACTCTGTGGAATTGATTAAGGTAATATACTTTGTAGTGAGATATTTTTAGGATATCTCATGTACATTTCATAATTGTTAAGATCAATATATGGAATAAAACCGTGGtattatagttaattatagGTTTACATTACATGATGTATCAATCTTATCATCATACATgtttaaattgtgaaaaataaaatataaaaca harbors:
- the LOC108334648 gene encoding LOB domain-containing protein 37 — encoded protein: MSCNGCRVLRKGCSESCILRPCLQWIDTPEAQGHATVFVAKFFGRADLMSFISNVPEAQRPALFQSLLFEACGRTVNPVNGAVGLLWTGNWHVCQAAVETVLRGGTVRPVPELLGLDAPTPDDASEGEVTCNDKWRVRDPNPSFRLPGSMSDKAASGGKRKRLEELAKLQTATTDLNLRLTPSFLQNAASFGCRQEIRWPRSPSINSEESGTTTAACLEGGIGDHYAPDGGRKVLNLFI